In a genomic window of Primulina huaijiensis isolate GDHJ02 unplaced genomic scaffold, ASM1229523v2 scaffold37751, whole genome shotgun sequence:
- the LOC140968654 gene encoding uncharacterized protein has translation MEETTLFHKMMLSLRSSCKYYTGFPKDLGPSRVIHFTSERDFVRLLHHGHPMVVAFTIKCNLTKRLDKVLEEAAAEFYPHVKFMRVECPKYPGFCLTREKTEYPFIEIFHSPEQAANQGKVVDPNTTKYSVKVLPFNYDLSAYGFREFFKSHGIQSSDPK, from the exons ATGGAAGAGACAACGTTGTTTCACAAGATGATGCTTAGTCTTCGTTCATCCTGCAA GTACTACACTGGCTTTCCGAAGGATCTTGGACCATCAAGAGTCATTCACTTTACTTCGGAACGTGACTTCGTGCGACTCCTTCATCATGGTCATCCCATGGTGGTTGCATTTACGATCAA GTGTAACCTCACAAAACGTCTTGACAAAGTACTGGAAGAAGCTGCAGCTGAGTTCTATCCGCACGTCAAATTTATGCGT GTTGAGTGCCCGAAATATCCTGGGTTTTGCTTAACACGAGAGAAGACTGAGTATCCATTCATAGAGATCTTCCACAGCCCAGAACAG GCAGCTAATCAAGGAAAGGTTGTTGATccaaatacaacaaaatactcCGTCAAAGTTTTGCCA TTCAATTATGACCTCAGTGCTTACGGATTCAGAGAATTTTTCAAGAGCCATGGGATTCAATCATCTGATCCCAAGTGA
- the LOC140968653 gene encoding glycosyltransferase BC10-like: MFLTPGALPFEKLWDKFFQGHEGRFSVYVHASKDKPLHFSRYFINREIRSGEVEWGKISMVDAERRLLANALKDQDNQHFVLLSDSCIPLHDFDYVYNYLMYANISFIDSFEDPGPHGSGRYIEYMLPEVEKKDFRKGAQWFTMKRQHAIIVMADSLYYKKFRDYCRPGMEGARNCYSDEHYLPTFFSMLDPAGVSNWSVTHVDWSEGKWHPKSYEAQDISIELMRNITSIVDSVHVTSDEKKEVQIRPCVLHGDQQPCYLFARKFLPESLNNLMQLFPNYTSIRPLVR, from the exons ATGTTTCTTACACCAGGTGCATTACCTTTTGAGAAGCTATGGGATAAATTTTTCCAG GGCCATGAAGGTAGATTCTCTGTATACGTGCACGCCTCCAAGGATAAACCTTTGCATTTTAGTCGTTATTTTATTAATCGGGAAATACGCAGTGGTGAG GTAGAATGGGGAAAAATTTCGATGGTTGATGCAGAACGGCGGCTTTTAGCAAATGCACTAAAAGATCAAGACAACCAGCACTTTGTATTACTTTCTGACAG TTGCATACCCCTTCatgattttgattatgtgtaCAACTATCTCATGTACGCAAACATAAGCTTCATAGATAG CTTTGAGGATCCTGGTCCTCATGGAAGTGGCAGGTACATTGAATACATGTTACCTGAAGTTGAGAAGAAAGACTTTCGAAAGGGTGCACAG TGGTTCACGATGAAGCGGCAGCATGCTATTATAGTTATGGCTGACAGTCTCTACTACAAAAAATTCAGGGATTACTGCAGG CCGGGAATGGAGGGTGCCCGCAACTGCTACTCTGATGAACACTATTTACCAACTTTTTTCTCT ATGCTTGATCCTGCAGGGGTCTCCAACTGGTCTGTTACACATGTTGATTGGTCCGAAGGGAAGTGGCATCCAAAATCATATGAAGCACAAGATATTTCCATTGAGCTAATGAGAAACATCACA tCTATCGTAGACAGTGTCCATGTCACAAGCGATGAAAAG AAAGAAGTTCAGATCAGACCTTGTGTCCTTCATGGAGATCAACAGCCGTGTTATTTATTTGCGAGGAAATTTTTACCTGAATCTCTAAATAATTTGATGCAACTTTTCCCTAATTACACATCTATTAGACCGCTCGTACGCTGA